The bacterium genome includes the window AGAATCAAAACAAGATACATCAAAAAAAATGGCGATCGCAGTTCTCCCTTTCACAACGATCGGAGGAGATAAAGAAAATGAATATTTCGGCGACGGGCTGACGGATGAACTGATCGTCAGTCTCTCGCAGCTGAAAAATTTTGACGTGATTTCTCGGACCAATTCCATGCAGTACAAGAGCACAGCCAAGGATATTAAGACCATCGGAAGAGAACTTGGAATCCGGTATTTGCTGGAAGGGAGCGTGCGTAAATTCCAAGATAATTTACGGATCACCGTGCAGTTCATCGATGTTGAAAATGGACGACAGCTTTGGGCTGAATCGTTCAAAGGTAAAATGGAAGACGTGTTTGACATTCAGGAAAAAGTTTCGAAGCAGGTTGTAGATGCGCTGATGATCAAACTCTCCCCCAACGAAAAGGTCATCCTGACCAAACGGTCGACCGTCAATGCCGAAGCATTCGACTGTTATCTGCGCGCGCGCGAATTTCTGTACCGCAGAACAAAAAGCAGTTTGCAGTTTGCCATCCACCTGTTCCAGAAAGCCATTGAACTTGATACGCGGTATGCCGCCGCCTATGCGGGGCTTGGAGAATCGTACGCGACTCTTCACTATGATTATGATACAAAAGAGATATGGGTGGATAAAGCGATCGAATCGAGCTTGAAAGCGTTGATGTATGACTCTACCGTTGCCGAAGCGTATGCAGCGCTGGCCATGGCGTATTTCAGCAAGAAATCTATCCAGGAAGCTGAGACGGCGGCACGAAAGGCGATCGAACTCGGGCCGAACATCTTCACGGGTTATTGGGTCCTTGCCAGAATCTGTCATGTGATGAGCCGCGATACTGAGACCGTAGAACTTCTGAAAAAAACAATTGAACTCAATCCGGATTTTCATACGGCATACGGCGAGCTACGGATGGCCTATGAACGTCTCGGCGATAAAGAAAAAATGACCTCCATCATCAACACGATGTTGGAGTTGTTCCCGGTCTATCTTTCGAAACATCCTGATGACGCGCGATCCCATATTCATTACGCTACCCAACTTGCCGTGGTTGGGAGAACACGAGAGGCTCTGGAACAAACCGCGAAAGCCATCGAATTGAGTCCCGACGATCCTTTGATGTTCTATAATGCGGCATGTGCTTATTCACGATTAGGTCAAAAAGATGCTGCGGTGGATGCTTTGAAAAAATCGATCGTTGCAGGACTGGAAGACTATGAATGGATCAAAACCGACCCTGATTTTGATGCAATACGCGATGAGCCGGGTTATGTCGAGCTAATGAAAGGAAAATAGACGAATGATTGGACAAACAGTTTCTCATTATCAAATCCTCGAAAAACTCGGCGAGGGCGGGATGGGCGTCGTGTATAAAGCCCAGGATACCACACTGGACAGGATCGTTGCGCTAAAATTTCTCCCCCACTATCTCAATTCCAACGATGAGGAACGTGCGCGTTTTCTGCAGGAAGCCAAAGCCGCATCCGCTCTCAATCATCCGAATGTGTGCACGATCTATGGTATCGAAGAGCACGAAGGCCAGCAATTTATCGAAATGGAATACGTCAACGGCGTGACGATGAAACATAAATTCACCGAATCGCCTCTGAAAATCAGTGATACGATCACCTATGCGCTTCAAATCGGCGAAGCCTTACAGGAAGCTCATGCCAATGGTATCGTGCACCGCGATGTAAAATCCGAAAATATCATGGTCAATTCCAAGAACCAGATCAAAGTGATGGATTTTGGTTTGGCCAAACTTCGCGGCTCCATAAAATTAACAAAATCATCGAGTACGACCGGCACGCTCGCCTACATGGCACCGGAACAAATTCAAGGCCAGCAGGTGGATGCAAGGGCGGATATATTTTCATTTGGTGTTGTGCTCTATGAAATGCTCACCGGACATACACCGTTTCGAGGCGAACACGAAGCGGCAATGATCTATTCGATCGTGAATGAAGAGCCGCAGCCGATTCAGAAATTTCGTGAGGACATAACCAGCGAACTGATGCACGTTTTGAATCGAGCATTGGAAAAAGATCCGGAGGAGCGGTATCAGACGGTAAAAGACATGACGATCGATCTGCGTCGCTTGAAGAAAGAATCGACACGCGTTAGCCGCAGTGTGATCATGGAGACGCCCGGTGAATACAAAAATGCCTCCACTACATCAACTGAGTTTCTTCGGCCTAAGAAAAAATTATGGATAGGCATCAGCGCGACTCTTGTAGTAATGATCCTGCTTGTCAGCATTTGGTTTTTCAGAAAATCGACCGAATTGAACCCCGACATGACTTTTCGTGTTTTGCAAATTCCTTTCACTCAGATCAGCTACCCGGGCATATCCTCAGATGGTAAATGGATTGCATTTCCGGGCGCCGACGCCAACAGCCGATGGGATGTCTATTTCATGAATTCGTCCGGAGGAGAACCGAGGCGCATCACATCCGATTCCGCTTTGTTTACAAACCGCGCCGAAATTTCACCCGACGGAAGTCAGATTGTATACGACCGCGTCAATGACTTTACCCGGTTTTCACCAGAGATTTGCATTGTTCCTTCTCTCGGAGGAATCAGTACGGCCATTGTTAAAGATGGCTTTTCGCCCTTGTGGAGACCGGATGGAGAGCGTATCGGATATATAAGCGCAAGAAACTCAGAATTCTGGTCGGTGAAAATTGACGGAAGTGATAAGCGATGCGAATTCATCGACTCACTCTCACAAGTTCAGGGATCACTCACTCGTGTATCGTTCGCCTGGTCGCCGGATGGCAGATCCATTGCTTGGTTGACCAACTTCGCCGGATTCTATCAGGAAATATTTGTTTGGGACTTGACATCGCACCAATCACGACAACTCACTTTCGATAAAAACAATATCGACGAAGTTGCATGGACACAAAATGATCAAATCATTTTTTCTTCCAACAAGGGCGGCAATACTAACCTTTGGATCATTCCTTCGAAGGGCGGCCAGGCGGTACAATTGACCAAGGGAAGCGGGCCCGATCTCGGCGTGCGCACGTCGTGGGATAACAAGAAATTAATTTACATGCAGCAGCAGAATATTGGCCATCTTTGGATTGCGGGCCTGGACGGAAGCAGCGCACGGCAGCTAACTTACGGGGATCAATCTATTATCAATCCGGATGTCAGCCCCGATGGAAAACATATTATTTTCCAAATGTCAGAGTCCGATCCGCTCAAAGCGCTCGGGCAAAGTATTTATATGATCAACAGGGATGGGAGCGGCCAAAGACCGCTTACATCCGGTGAATTGACATCGCGGAATCCGGGATGGTCGCCGGACGGGAAATGGATCGCTTATCACGCGCGCAGACCGTCCGAGCCTCCTGATTCATCAAAAATCTTTTTGATCGATGCCAACAATCCCGGTACACCAAAATTTATCGGTCGTGGAGGCAGTGTTTACTGGATCAATGAGTCCTCTCTCATTGCATTTCATTCGTCCGGATCCTGGCTTACTTTTATTGATGGGTCGCCCCAGCAGAAATTTTTTGAAGATTCCACATCTTCTTTCCCGATGTCTGGAGGCCAATTAATATCATACATTGACAATCATGCAGGAAAAGAGGGGCTCTACATTGTCAAATCCGGTGAACCATCCACCAAAGCCAAAAAGATCTTAACAGGCAATTTTCAACTTCTTTCTATAGTCGGTAAAAGTGTGTACTACATTAACGCGTCAAATGAATTACAACGGATCAACGTCGTTACCGGCGCGAAAGAAAAAGTCAACGGTGCATTCCCGGGGCTGCTATTGGGCGCATCCGGACAAGTCAGATCGGATGAAAAGGAAATTGTATATGCCGATCAGCAGGTGCGGTCTAAACTGGTATTGGTCGATAACTTATTTAAATAAAATAATCCGGAGCGAGCGATGTCCCAGTACGGTGTAAGCTTGGAAACCATAACCAGCGCAGCCTCTCACTTAAAAGAAGTGAAGAAGGAGAATCTGGCTATCGGCGACTGGGTATTTGCAAAGACGGTCAATTCGATTTACAGGATCCACGTCCTCGGAAAGAATACGTATGAAATTACCGGCGGTTGGTTTGACGCTCGAGGACTTTCTCCGGCGATCATGAAGATTTATGGCTGTACCTGGGGTTCACGTGTGATCAAAACCAATATCGTAGCGGCGTGCGGGATGTCGATTGAGTTTGAAAAACGTATCATTACCAGCCCAATCGTGTCCGTGGTACATTTACCTTGCCGCAAGTTGAATTGACAGAGCAGAGTAACCTAAATTTTTTTGAAAAAGGATCTTGATCTATGATCAACCAAACTATTTCACACTACAAAATAATTGACAAAGTTGGTGAAGGCGGTATGGGCATCGTCTACAAAGCCCAAGACCTGAATCTCGATAGGTTCGTTGCCTTAAAGTTCCTGCCGGAACGATTATCCAACTCCGAACAGGACCGTGCCCGCTTTTTGCAGGAAGCCAAAGCCGCCTCCGCTTTGAATCACCCAAATATCTGCACGATCCACGGTATCGAAGAACACGATAAACAAATGTTCATCGTCATGGAACTGGTGGAAGGTCAAACCCTCAACGAAAAGAAAAGTTCTATCAGTTTCAAACAAGCGATTGACATCGGTATTCAATTAGCCGAAGGCCTTGCTGTCGCCCATGAGAAGGGTATTGTTCACCGGGACATCAAGCCGGACAATATCATGATTCGTAAGGATGGCATCGCGCAGATCATGGATTTCGGATTAGCCAAACTCAGAGGAGTATCGCGTTTAACCAAAGAAGGCAGTACGGTTGGAACCGCCGGCTACATGTCGCCGGAACAGGTGCAGGGACAAGATGCGGATCATCGTTCGGATATATTTTCACTGGGCGTGTTACTTTATGAATTATTCACAGGCCAACTTCCGTTCCGGGGTGTTCATGAAACAGCCTTGATGTATGAAATTGTCAACGTCGATCCTCCTCCGATGTCGGCAGTGAAACCGGACATAAGCCCTGAATTAGATGCAATCATATTGGAATGTATGGAGAAGGATCCGAACGAGCGTACGCAATCGGTAAAACAGATCGCCATTGACCTGAAGAGATTCAAACGGGAATCCTCCAGATCCAGAGTCAGTATGATCCGGCCTGCCATGACGCAATCCTCTGTCGGTGTGCGCGAAACACGACCAATACCCGGCTCAACGAAAAAAATGCTGCCGTGGATCGTATCACTTATTTTATTTTTGGCAACAATCACAGCGCTTTGGGCGCCTTGGCAGTCAAAGCGTGAAGAGCCCGTTGCGCGGTTCAAATTGACGCTTCCCAAAGACGACGGGCTTGACCTTATCATATATTCCGCTCTGGCCATAGCTCCGGATGGTTCCAGATTTGTGTACAGAGCTAATGGCAGGT containing:
- a CDS encoding protein kinase: MIGSTISHYQILEKLGEGGMGVVYKAQDTKLDRFVALKFLPQRLAGSEQDRARFIQEAKATAALNHPNILSIYEIDDRDESAFIVLEYIDGQTLKDYLAALNTGSGVPMKQAIEWIKEIAQGLKIAHDKSIIHRDIKSENIMLTKSGQLKIMDFGLAKFRNHGTVTKDGSSLGTLSYMSPEQAQGLKADNRSDLWSLGILFFELLTGDLPFKSEHEAGLMYLVVNQDPPMPSQLDRRLPASIDAVIMKMLEKDREKRFQSVDDFLEALFSLSASLESKQDTSKKMAIAVLPFTTIGGDKENEYFGDGLTDELIVSLSQLKNFDVISRTNSMQYKSTAKDIKTIGRELGIRYLLEGSVRKFQDNLRITVQFIDVENGRQLWAESFKGKMEDVFDIQEKVSKQVVDALMIKLSPNEKVILTKRSTVNAEAFDCYLRAREFLYRRTKSSLQFAIHLFQKAIELDTRYAAAYAGLGESYATLHYDYDTKEIWVDKAIESSLKALMYDSTVAEAYAALAMAYFSKKSIQEAETAARKAIELGPNIFTGYWVLARICHVMSRDTETVELLKKTIELNPDFHTAYGELRMAYERLGDKEKMTSIINTMLELFPVYLSKHPDDARSHIHYATQLAVVGRTREALEQTAKAIELSPDDPLMFYNAACAYSRLGQKDAAVDALKKSIVAGLEDYEWIKTDPDFDAIRDEPGYVELMKGK
- a CDS encoding protein kinase, translating into MIGQTVSHYQILEKLGEGGMGVVYKAQDTTLDRIVALKFLPHYLNSNDEERARFLQEAKAASALNHPNVCTIYGIEEHEGQQFIEMEYVNGVTMKHKFTESPLKISDTITYALQIGEALQEAHANGIVHRDVKSENIMVNSKNQIKVMDFGLAKLRGSIKLTKSSSTTGTLAYMAPEQIQGQQVDARADIFSFGVVLYEMLTGHTPFRGEHEAAMIYSIVNEEPQPIQKFREDITSELMHVLNRALEKDPEERYQTVKDMTIDLRRLKKESTRVSRSVIMETPGEYKNASTTSTEFLRPKKKLWIGISATLVVMILLVSIWFFRKSTELNPDMTFRVLQIPFTQISYPGISSDGKWIAFPGADANSRWDVYFMNSSGGEPRRITSDSALFTNRAEISPDGSQIVYDRVNDFTRFSPEICIVPSLGGISTAIVKDGFSPLWRPDGERIGYISARNSEFWSVKIDGSDKRCEFIDSLSQVQGSLTRVSFAWSPDGRSIAWLTNFAGFYQEIFVWDLTSHQSRQLTFDKNNIDEVAWTQNDQIIFSSNKGGNTNLWIIPSKGGQAVQLTKGSGPDLGVRTSWDNKKLIYMQQQNIGHLWIAGLDGSSARQLTYGDQSIINPDVSPDGKHIIFQMSESDPLKALGQSIYMINRDGSGQRPLTSGELTSRNPGWSPDGKWIAYHARRPSEPPDSSKIFLIDANNPGTPKFIGRGGSVYWINESSLIAFHSSGSWLTFIDGSPQQKFFEDSTSSFPMSGGQLISYIDNHAGKEGLYIVKSGEPSTKAKKILTGNFQLLSIVGKSVYYINASNELQRINVVTGAKEKVNGAFPGLLLGASGQVRSDEKEIVYADQQVRSKLVLVDNLFK